A genomic region of Scomber japonicus isolate fScoJap1 chromosome 5, fScoJap1.pri, whole genome shotgun sequence contains the following coding sequences:
- the LOC128358435 gene encoding calcium-independent phospholipase A2-gamma-like: protein MSHRWAPNALVKVGRAFPLWQTHARKSVALPLHLSGTSHCRVHVQQPHCYKFGYLSWKHIHHTRSSSRKGWICRANQHRHKLGLHTSTLYLNTSASRWSAGLSQQMSRVRNTLDTVSKAVSGSHTELLSKIARLKPNAIKATNKVETSVESTLKAEEITPTPVSTTAASPSASTTPKPVINSSSASPPIPPPAATFDPSATTSTNSAQATITDTALAVQEIKQKRLRRVAPAIKTCSVRKPEELKPSSSDTESKSTSSKQTAALFHPSTFSVNLDETYNYLAHHINSYFSSSTKTQDKKVDNVDVSSASSQGQQTSDLVPLSDKPNSAASVAPAPIKKGLGHYLSNSAPTVQAFLGSYIAPLVPKFRTGESKSATVEEKKLEDEPVKQVEATISKEQKAAEEKAKKLLLQREKIIARVSVDNRTRALVQALHRASDVRVYISRVEDLSYHLLEFPETRGVAVKERVIPCLLRLKQANDPGLRAAVRESLALVGYQKPVKGRGIRILSIDGGGLRGLLALQTLRKLEALTGKPIYKLFDYICGVSTGAILAFMLGIFQIPLDECDDLYRKLGSDVFKQNVVVGTVKMGWSHAFYDSEAWENILKEKMGSHLLVETVRNPECPKVAAVSTIVNRGTPLKAYVFRNYNLLPGVRPHYLGGCQHQLWQAIRASSAAPGYFQEFTLGNDLHQDGGLLINNPTALAIHECKCLWPNTPLECVVSLGTGRYETPGKNSTTYTSLKTKLTNVISSATDTEEVHAMLDAFLPPDAYFRFNPHMSEDISMDENRQEKLNLLQTEGMRYLDRNEEKLNKVARILTREKSSVQRMAEWVKLKADMYNGVSFYSSKL, encoded by the exons ATGAGTCATAGATGGGCTCCAAATGCATTGGTGAAAGTAGGCAGAGCATTTCCTTTGTGGCAAACTCATGCTCGCAAGTCCGTAGCATTACCACTTCACCTGTCCGGTACCTCTCACTGCAGGGTTCATGTACAACAACCTCACTGCTACAAGTTTGGCTATCTCAGCTGGAAGCACATCCACCACACCAGGAGCAGTAGTCGTAAGGGATGGATCTGTAGAGCGAACCAACATAGACACAAACTTGGACTTCACACCAGCACCCTGTATTTGAACACTTCAGCCTCACGTTGGTCTGCTGGTCTAAGCCAACAAATGTCACGAGTCAGGAACACCCTGGACACAGTTTCTAAAGCTGTGAGTGGGTCACATACTGAACTTCTTTCCAAAATTGCTAGACTTAAACCTAACGCTATCAAGGCTACAAATAAGGTTGAGACGAGTGTTGAATCAACACTAAAAGCTGAGGAGATCACACCTACTCCTGTTTCCACTACTGCTGCCTCTCCTTCTGCATCTACTACACCCAAACCGGTAATAAACTCATCCTCTGCCAGTCCCCCTATTCCACCGCCTGCTGCTACATTTGATCCAAGTGCTACTACCTCCACAAATTCTGCCCAAGCAACCATCACTGACACAGCTTTGGCTGTGCAAGAAATTAAGCAGAAAAGGCTGAGGCGTGTTGCTCCTGCAATCAAAACTTGTAGTGTCAGGAAGCCAGAGGAGCTTAAACCATCATCAAGTGATACAGAGAGCAAGAGCACGTCTTCCAAACAAACCGCAGCACTTTTCCATCCAAGCACTTTTTCAGTCAACCTGGATGAAACTTACAACTACCTGGCTCATCACATCAATTCATACTTTAGCAGCAGTACGAAGACTCAGGACAAGAAAGTGGACAATGTTGACGTTTCGTCTGCATCCTCTCAGGGTCAACAAACTAGTGACCTCGTGCCACTGTCTGATAAACCAAACTCTGCTGCTTCAGTTGCCCCAGCTCCCATTAAAAAGGGTTTAGGACATTACCTGTCCAACTCAGCTCCCACTGTGCAGGCCTTTCTAGGGAGCTACATCGCCCCCCTGGTCCCTAAGTTCAGGACAGGAGAGTCCAAGAGTGCTACTGTGGAGGAGAAGAAGCTTGAGGATGAACCAGTAAAACAGGTTGAAGCCACAATCAGTAAGGAGCAGAAGGCGGCTGAAGAGAAAGCCAAGAAGCTTCTACTCCAAAGGGAAAAG ATCATTGCCAGGGTTAGTGTGGACAATCGAACTCGGGCTTTGGTGCAGGCTCTTCACAGGGCATCAGATGTAAGGGTCTATATCAGCAGGGTGGAAGACCTCAGCTACCACCTCCTGGAGTTTCCAGAGACCCGGGGTGTTGCAGTCAAG GAGAGGGTTATCCCTTGCCTACTACGCCTGAAACAGGCCAATGACCCGGGCTTGAGGGCAGCAGTTAGAGAAAGCCTCGCTCTGGTGGGCTACCAAAAACCAGTTAAAGGCCGGGGCATACGGATCTTGTCTATAGATGGAGGAGGGTTAAG GGGACTTCTTGCCCTCCAGACATTACGCAAGCTGGAAGCTCTGACCGGCAAACCCATTTACAAGCTATTTGATTATATTTGTGGTGTCAGCACAG gtGCTATCCTAGCATTCATGCTGGGCATATTCCAAATCCCACTGGATGAGTGTGATGATCTTTACCGGAAGTTGGGCTCCGATGTTTTCAAGCAGAACGTGGTTGTCGGCACTGTGAAGATGGGCTGGAGCCATGCTTTCTATGACAGTGAAGCCTGGGAGAACATCCTCAA AGAGAAAATGGGCTCACATCTCCTGGTGGAGACTGTGAGAAACCCTGAATGCCCCAAG GTGGCAGCAGTCAGCACCATTGTGAACAGGGGCACCCCTTTAAAGGCGTATGTGTTCAGGAACTACAACCTGCTGCCCGGGGTGCGCCCTCACTACCTGGGGGGCTGCCAGCATCAGCTCTGGCAGGCCATCCGTGCCAGCTCAGCAGCCCCTGGGTACTTCCAGGAGTTCACCTTGGGAAATGATCTCCACCAG GATGGAGGTCTGCTGATTAACAACCCCACAGCGCTGGCTATCCATGAGTGTAAGTGTTTGTGGCCCAACACACCTCTGGAGTGTGTGGTCTCACTCGGTACGGGCCGCTACGAAACTCCCGGCAAGAACAGCACCACCTACACGAGCCTCAAAACCAAACTCACCAATGTCATCAGCAGTGCTACAGACACTGAGG AGGTTCACGCCATGCTCGAcgcctttctccctcctgatgCTTATTTTCGCTTCAACCCCCACATGAGTGAAGACATTTCCATGGACGAGAACCGGCAGGAGAAGCTCAACCTGCTGCAGACTGAGGGCATGCGCTACCTGGATAGGAACGAGGAGAAACTGAATAAGGTCGCTCGCATCCTCACCCGAGAGAAAAGCTCCGTCCAGAGGATGGCAGAGTGGGTCAAGCTCAAGGCTGACATGTATAACGGTGTGTCCTTTTACTCCTCCAAACTCTAG
- the dnajb9a gene encoding dnaJ homolog subfamily B member 9a: MATAQSAVTFAVCVLMITELILAKKDYYDILGVPKDASERQIKKAFHKLAMKYHPDKNNSPDAEVRFREIAEAYETLSDETRRREYDQYGGSSAYFTGETQDRHQQGPQQPFNFNFDNIFKDFDIYSQNRHARHRRHFEEHTRSYKETHSRHKRHFQGGFGAGIFDDVFDDIERMFTFDRHTKQTESRFHGASKQHCRTVTQRRGNMVTTYTDCTAS, from the exons ATGGCAACTGCTCAGTCAGCTGTAACGTTTGCGGTTTGCGTCCTCATGATAACAGAACTGATCCTTGCCAAGAAGGACTACTATGATATACTGGGTGTGCCTAAAGATGCTAGTGAGCGTCAGATAAAAAAGGCTTTCCACAAGCTTGCAATGAAGTATCACCCGGATAAGAATAATAGCCCGGATGCTGAAGTGAGATTCAGGGAAATTGCTGAAG CTTATGAGACTTTATCAGATGAAACCAGAAGAAGAGAGTATGACCAGTATGGTGGCAGCTCTGCATACTTCACTGGGGAGACGCAAGACAGACATCAACAAGGTCCTCAACAACCTTTCAACTTCAACTTTGACAACATATTCAAGGACTTTGACATCTACAGCCAGAACAGGCATGCCCGTCACCGAAGACACTTTGAGGAACACACCAGGTCTTACAAGGAGACCCACAGCAGACACAAGAGACACTTTCAAGGAGGTTTCGGAGCAGGTATCTTTGATGACGTGTTTGACGATATTGAGAGGATGTTTACTTtcgacagacacacaaaacagactGAAAGCAGGTTTCACGGTGCATCAAAACAACACTGTAGAACAGTGACACAGCGCAGAGGAAATATGGTGACCACATACACAGACTGCACTGCATCGTAA